A region from the Gemmatimonadota bacterium genome encodes:
- a CDS encoding carbonic anhydrase (macrophage inducible 5; Mig-5) has product MRTHNKETQATMTPDRALEFLRDGNRRFVGNLKANRNYLEQVNDTREGQWPFATILSCIDSRTSAELVFDQGLGDVFSIRIAGNVLNDEILGSMEFACKVAGSKLLVVLGHTKCGAIKGACDNIQLGNLTTLINRIQPSVYYEQTERENRTASNPTFVEKVARIQVYRSVEGIIERSMVLREMIEAGEIGLIGGMYDVTTGTVEFFEDAWMCGEVRHFYLDTPSVRRQRDSFQPA; this is encoded by the coding sequence ATGCGGACACACAACAAGGAAACCCAGGCCACGATGACCCCCGACCGGGCGCTCGAATTCCTGCGCGACGGGAATCGGCGTTTCGTCGGCAACCTCAAGGCCAACCGCAACTACCTCGAGCAGGTCAATGATACACGCGAGGGACAGTGGCCGTTTGCCACGATCCTGAGCTGCATTGATTCCCGCACGAGCGCGGAGCTGGTGTTCGACCAGGGACTGGGGGACGTCTTCTCCATCCGGATCGCCGGCAACGTGCTGAACGACGAGATCCTGGGGAGCATGGAATTCGCCTGCAAGGTGGCGGGCAGCAAGTTGCTGGTTGTGCTCGGCCACACCAAGTGCGGCGCCATCAAGGGGGCCTGTGATAATATCCAGCTCGGGAACCTGACGACGTTGATCAACCGCATCCAGCCTTCCGTGTACTACGAGCAGACGGAGCGAGAGAATCGCACCGCAAGCAATCCGACGTTTGTCGAGAAGGTGGCGCGCATCCAGGTCTATCGGTCCGTGGAAGGGATTATCGAGCGCAGCATGGTCTTGCGCGAGATGATCGAAGCCGGAGAGATCGGGTTGATCGGGGGCATGTACGACGTCACGACCGGCACCGTCGAGTTCTTCGAGGATGCCTGGATGTGCGGCGAGGTCCGCCACTTCTATCTCGACACACCGTCGGTCCGAAGACAAAGAGATTCCTTCCAGCCGGCATAG